In Sporocytophaga myxococcoides, a genomic segment contains:
- the ccsA gene encoding cytochrome c biogenesis protein CcsA, protein MTTNSRKGPLNWWKILTIILLFYTLIAGFLFPVPRLPILNESIRNLYFHVPMWFAMIIMLGVSVVNAILYLSNENWKHDKTAVESANTGIIFGILGIVTGMLWAKFTWGEPWSGDPKQNASAIGILIYLAYFILRGSFSDPVEKAKISAIYNILAYPAFLALIFVLPRLTSSLHPGNGGNPGFNAYDLDSKMRLVFYPAIIGFSLLGWWITTLRIRFKNIEHLIKWGN, encoded by the coding sequence ATGACAACAAATTCAAGAAAAGGTCCACTCAACTGGTGGAAAATACTTACAATCATTCTCCTGTTCTACACACTGATTGCAGGTTTTTTATTTCCCGTACCAAGACTTCCCATTCTTAATGAATCTATAAGAAACTTGTATTTCCATGTGCCAATGTGGTTTGCTATGATCATTATGCTCGGGGTTTCTGTGGTAAATGCCATATTATATCTTTCCAACGAAAACTGGAAACATGATAAAACCGCTGTAGAATCAGCCAATACAGGTATCATATTCGGAATACTAGGGATTGTAACTGGTATGCTTTGGGCAAAATTCACCTGGGGTGAACCTTGGAGCGGCGATCCGAAACAAAATGCGTCTGCTATCGGCATTCTTATTTACCTTGCATATTTTATATTAAGAGGTTCTTTTTCCGATCCTGTAGAAAAAGCTAAAATCAGTGCCATTTACAACATCCTTGCTTATCCTGCATTTCTCGCTCTGATTTTTGTACTGCCAAGACTGACGAGCTCTCTTCACCCTGGAAATGGCGGAAATCCTGGCTTTAATGCTTATGACCTGGACAGCAAAATGAGATTGGTATTCTACCCAGCCATCATTGGCTTTTCCCTTTTAGGCTGGTGGATCACAACTTTAAGAATACGCTTTAAAAATATCGAACACCTAATTAAGTGGGGGAATTAA
- a CDS encoding heme exporter protein CcmB — protein MLAQILALIKKDLTLEWRQKYAFGGILLYVGGAIFICYLSIGVRTSQLSPSTWNAIFWIIMLFISINAVSKSFFQERQQRFIYYYTIANPQAFIISKIIYNGILMIFLGIIAFGFYTLVMENRVEDNMLFILNILLASISFASSLTMISAIAAKAGNNATLMAILGFPVILPLLLLIIKISKAAMDGLDRSLSIDEIAIVLSINVIIITVTYLLFPYLWRS, from the coding sequence ATGCTTGCCCAGATATTAGCCCTGATAAAAAAAGATCTTACCCTCGAATGGAGACAAAAATACGCCTTCGGAGGAATCTTGCTGTATGTAGGCGGAGCTATTTTTATATGCTACCTCAGCATTGGAGTCAGAACATCGCAACTTTCTCCTTCAACCTGGAATGCAATATTCTGGATCATAATGCTTTTCATTTCCATAAATGCTGTATCTAAAAGCTTTTTTCAGGAACGGCAACAGCGGTTTATTTATTATTATACCATAGCAAATCCTCAGGCTTTTATCATATCAAAAATCATTTACAATGGTATTCTGATGATTTTTCTGGGAATTATTGCTTTCGGATTTTACACTTTGGTCATGGAGAATAGGGTTGAAGACAATATGTTGTTTATACTCAACATATTACTGGCCTCGATATCATTTGCCTCTTCACTCACAATGATCAGCGCTATTGCAGCAAAAGCCGGAAATAATGCCACGCTTATGGCCATTCTTGGCTTTCCTGTGATTTTGCCTTTATTACTTCTTATCATCAAAATTTCGAAAGCCGCAATGGACGGACTGGATCGATCGTTAAGTATTGATGAAATTGCAATTGTGCTTTCTATAAATGTAATTATAATAACTGTAACATATTTACTATTTCCTTACCTTTGGCGAAGCTGA
- the hemA gene encoding glutamyl-tRNA reductase — protein sequence MISNFKAVSLSYKTAPLEVRELLSLNEDLCKKLMLSLKEFTDASEILILSTCNRTEIYYSSNSDFSKEIVKLAFLQKGITDGEKYYNYFQIIEDHSEAVLHLFNVSIGLESQVVGDMQITNQVKHAYQWAADMGVVGPFLHRLMHTIFFTNKKVVQVTPFRDGAASVSYATVELAEELAIELAEPKVLIVGLGEMGADVCRNFSGTGLKNITITNRTYSKAEELAKECGVKVIPFENLWEAAKEADVIISSVFRDEPLFTKEEVAKLNILSYKYFIDISVPRSVESKVEEIPGVLVYNIDHIKNRANEALDKRVNAIPMVREIISESILDFNDWAKEMVVSPTINKLKNALEQIRQEEMSRYLKQLNDEESKKVDMITKSLMQKIIKLPVLQLKAACKRGEAETLMDVLNDLFNLEQQPEELRIKDKN from the coding sequence ATGATTAGTAATTTTAAAGCGGTTAGTTTATCCTATAAAACGGCTCCCCTGGAAGTCAGAGAGTTGCTCTCTTTAAACGAGGATTTATGTAAGAAACTGATGCTGAGCCTAAAAGAGTTCACTGACGCTTCCGAAATATTAATCCTTTCTACCTGTAACAGGACTGAAATTTATTATTCTTCCAATTCAGACTTCAGCAAGGAGATTGTAAAACTGGCTTTTCTTCAGAAAGGAATTACCGATGGAGAAAAGTATTACAATTATTTCCAGATTATAGAAGATCATTCTGAAGCTGTCCTCCACCTGTTTAATGTGAGTATTGGTCTGGAGTCTCAGGTTGTAGGAGATATGCAGATTACTAACCAGGTAAAACATGCTTACCAGTGGGCGGCAGACATGGGAGTAGTTGGTCCGTTTTTACACAGACTAATGCATACCATTTTCTTTACCAATAAAAAAGTTGTTCAGGTTACGCCTTTCAGAGATGGTGCTGCTTCAGTAAGTTATGCTACTGTGGAACTTGCTGAAGAATTGGCAATAGAACTGGCTGAACCTAAAGTGCTGATCGTTGGATTGGGTGAAATGGGGGCAGATGTATGCAGGAATTTCTCAGGGACCGGACTTAAAAATATCACAATCACCAACCGTACTTATTCTAAAGCAGAAGAACTGGCTAAGGAATGCGGAGTTAAGGTTATCCCATTTGAAAATCTTTGGGAAGCAGCAAAAGAAGCTGATGTAATTATTTCTTCTGTTTTCAGAGATGAACCTTTGTTTACGAAAGAGGAAGTAGCGAAGCTGAATATTTTATCTTATAAATACTTTATTGATATATCAGTACCAAGAAGCGTAGAGAGTAAGGTTGAAGAAATTCCCGGAGTATTGGTATATAATATAGATCATATCAAAAACAGAGCTAATGAAGCTCTGGATAAAAGAGTCAATGCTATTCCGATGGTAAGAGAAATTATTTCGGAAAGTATTTTGGACTTTAATGACTGGGCTAAGGAAATGGTGGTTTCTCCGACCATCAATAAATTAAAAAATGCATTAGAACAGATTCGTCAGGAAGAAATGTCAAGGTATTTGAAGCAGCTGAATGACGAAGAGAGCAAAAAGGTAGACATGATTACCAAAAGTCTGATGCAAAAAATAATTAAGCTGCCTGTACTCCAGTTAAAAGCTGCATGCAAAAGAGGGGAAGCTGAAACACTCATGGATGTTCTGAATGATCTCTTTAACTTAGAGCAGCAACCGGAAGAGCTTAGAATAAAAGACAAGAACTAA
- a CDS encoding cytochrome c maturation protein CcmE domain-containing protein, giving the protein MKKTHIIGLIVIAICIGVIVSTSGDTSAYVTFKDAAQMAADGNKSKVHVVGKVKKDANGQLTDFYYKPEMDPNYFAFKLIDQNNQEQEVVYLNPRPQDFERAEQIVVIGSSQEKIFKADKILMKCPSKYEEKELKAN; this is encoded by the coding sequence ATGAAAAAGACTCACATAATAGGCCTTATTGTTATCGCTATTTGCATCGGTGTTATAGTTTCAACATCCGGGGATACAAGTGCTTACGTAACATTTAAAGATGCAGCCCAAATGGCAGCAGACGGGAATAAAAGCAAGGTGCACGTAGTTGGCAAAGTTAAAAAAGACGCCAATGGACAATTAACAGATTTTTACTACAAGCCGGAAATGGACCCTAATTATTTTGCATTCAAACTTATTGATCAGAATAACCAGGAACAGGAAGTAGTATACCTTAACCCTAGACCACAGGATTTTGAAAGAGCTGAACAAATTGTGGTAATAGGCAGCAGTCAGGAGAAAATCTTCAAAGCAGATAAAATCCTTATGAAATGCCCTTCTAAATACGAAGAAAAAGAACTGAAGGCTAACTAA
- a CDS encoding CcmD family protein, which yields MKKLFFLFVLLFLLNFGTPILAQSTTSSENVEMADTFRKEGKIYVVVGTFVLILTGIIVYLVALDRKLTKLEDEIEHQK from the coding sequence ATGAAAAAATTGTTTTTTTTATTCGTCTTATTGTTCTTATTGAATTTTGGCACTCCGATTCTGGCGCAAAGTACAACTTCCTCTGAAAATGTGGAAATGGCAGATACATTCAGAAAAGAAGGTAAAATATATGTTGTAGTGGGAACTTTTGTGCTAATTCTTACAGGTATCATTGTATACCTGGTAGCACTAGACAGAAAACTAACTAAACTGGAAGACGAAATCGAGCATCAAAAATAA
- a CDS encoding sensor histidine kinase: MEFTQLRTLDIYQNRSKFKLIILIIAVVIGTVSIYYTQSLVNKLAEREKKLIDLYAKGLKTAISPENSGGLTFLFQEIIEANNSVPVILTDENKLPISEKNLFIPDGLSEAERIDFMKKEISEMEKEHEPIVVEFGPGLKNYIFYKNSYLLTQLVYYPFIQLTVIAIFAIIAYLAFSYSRNAEQNRVWVGLAKETAHQLGTPLSSLMAWLELLKSNPKYEGEEALIELDKDIVRLEMITARFSNIGSVPTLSDENVYQAVKLNIDYLKSRISSKVTFSIISDVEVSATAKINKPLFEWVIENICKNATDAMNGIGRIDIRILRMNDGKIAIDISDTGKGIPRSKAQEIFKPGYTTKKRGWGLGLTLVKRIVENYHNGKIFVLFSELGKGTTFRIILNS, translated from the coding sequence ATGGAATTTACTCAGTTAAGAACACTTGACATATATCAGAACAGATCAAAATTCAAACTGATTATATTAATCATTGCCGTAGTAATTGGCACAGTATCAATTTATTACACCCAGAGTTTGGTTAACAAACTGGCAGAAAGGGAGAAAAAATTGATTGATCTTTATGCCAAGGGACTTAAAACGGCCATAAGTCCGGAGAATAGCGGAGGATTAACCTTTCTCTTTCAGGAAATCATTGAAGCTAATAATTCCGTTCCTGTAATTCTGACGGATGAAAATAAATTACCTATTAGTGAGAAAAATTTATTTATTCCAGATGGCCTTTCGGAAGCTGAAAGAATCGATTTCATGAAGAAAGAAATTTCGGAAATGGAAAAGGAACATGAGCCAATTGTTGTAGAATTCGGCCCTGGACTTAAAAATTACATATTCTACAAAAACTCCTATCTATTAACTCAATTAGTTTATTATCCATTCATTCAACTTACAGTAATTGCAATATTTGCAATAATTGCCTATTTGGCATTTAGCTATTCCAGGAACGCAGAACAAAACCGAGTTTGGGTAGGCTTAGCTAAGGAAACTGCTCATCAGCTTGGCACACCTTTATCCAGCTTGATGGCATGGCTGGAGTTATTAAAAAGCAACCCCAAATATGAGGGTGAAGAAGCTCTTATAGAGCTGGATAAAGATATAGTTCGCCTGGAAATGATTACTGCAAGATTTTCCAATATAGGCTCCGTCCCTACTTTGTCCGATGAAAATGTGTATCAGGCGGTAAAATTAAATATTGACTATCTCAAATCCAGAATTTCAAGTAAAGTCACATTCTCTATCATTTCAGATGTAGAAGTATCTGCGACAGCAAAAATCAATAAACCGCTATTTGAATGGGTTATTGAGAATATTTGTAAAAATGCTACCGATGCAATGAATGGAATCGGCAGGATCGACATCAGAATATTAAGAATGAATGATGGAAAAATCGCCATTGATATTTCAGATACCGGAAAAGGTATTCCAAGATCAAAAGCTCAGGAAATTTTTAAACCTGGATATACTACTAAAAAACGAGGGTGGGGCCTTGGGTTAACCCTTGTGAAAAGGATTGTAGAAAATTACCATAACGGGAAAATATTTGTACTTTTTTCAGAATTAGGGAAAGGAACTACATTCAGAATCATACTTAACTCCTGA
- the atpC gene encoding ATP synthase F1 subunit epsilon, with protein MFLEIITPDEKVFSGEVVAVNLPGTEGPFEVLNNHAAIISTLDKGNVKISEGHNQVKNLVIDGGIVEVLNNKVIVLAEAVIG; from the coding sequence ATGTTTCTAGAAATCATAACTCCTGATGAAAAGGTATTCAGCGGCGAAGTTGTCGCAGTGAACCTTCCCGGAACTGAAGGACCATTTGAAGTACTCAATAACCACGCAGCAATCATCAGCACACTGGACAAAGGAAATGTTAAAATTTCCGAAGGCCATAACCAGGTAAAAAACCTAGTAATTGATGGTGGAATAGTGGAAGTACTTAACAATAAAGTCATTGTACTTGCCGAAGCTGTAATCGGCTAA
- a CDS encoding DUF3575 domain-containing protein: protein MKKNLLTLGLLFFVLVTSFAQKADPKNVVKIGFPVVFVGSLNLAYERAINEKVSIQIGGGYRHIVDDYGFTWSDPDNSRADDSKIFSGYTLVPEIKYYLTNTTWSAPKGFYISAFGRYGKYDVNFKDNTTTTNDYNAKYSYTESGGGVLGGFQFIVAKVFVMDFYIGPQFKVRTVQPIVWEDPRIARTNPKNAASYIGVEKDGQRPGVRLGFNIGIAF, encoded by the coding sequence ATGAAAAAAAATCTTTTAACTCTTGGTTTGTTATTTTTTGTGTTGGTTACCTCTTTTGCTCAAAAGGCTGACCCTAAAAATGTTGTAAAAATAGGCTTTCCAGTAGTATTTGTTGGCAGTTTAAATTTGGCATATGAAAGAGCAATAAATGAGAAGGTTTCAATTCAGATTGGAGGCGGCTATCGTCATATTGTAGATGATTATGGTTTTACATGGTCGGACCCTGATAATTCAAGAGCCGACGATTCAAAAATATTTTCGGGATATACGCTTGTTCCTGAAATAAAATATTATTTAACAAACACAACTTGGTCAGCTCCCAAAGGATTTTACATTTCTGCATTTGGAAGATATGGGAAGTATGATGTTAATTTCAAAGATAATACTACTACTACCAATGATTATAATGCAAAATATAGCTACACAGAATCTGGTGGAGGTGTTTTAGGTGGTTTTCAGTTTATTGTGGCAAAGGTTTTTGTGATGGATTTTTATATTGGGCCACAGTTTAAAGTCAGGACCGTGCAGCCTATTGTTTGGGAAGATCCAAGAATCGCCAGAACTAATCCTAAAAATGCAGCTTCTTATATTGGAGTTGAAAAGGATGGTCAGAGACCAGGAGTCAGGCTAGGATTTAATATTGGTATTGCATTTTAA
- the atpD gene encoding F0F1 ATP synthase subunit beta gives MANIGKITQVIGPVVDVSFEGPNTKLPKILDALEVKKLNGQVVVLECQQHLGEDRVRTISMESTDGLQRGMEVIDKGAPIQMPVGEDIKGRLFNVVGEAIDGIPQPKGDRTLPIHRHAPKFEDLSTSTEVLFTGIKVIDLIEPYAKGGKIGLFGGAGVGKTVLIQELINNIAKAYSGLSVFAGVGERTREGNDLLREMIEAGIVNYGDEFKHSMEHGGWDLAAVSTEKLKDSKATFVFGQMNEPPGARARVALSGLTVAEYFRDGDGQGQGKDILFFIDNIFRFTQAGSEVSALLGRMPSAVGYQPTLATEMGAMQERITSTKRGSITSVQAVYVPADDLTDPAPATTFAHLDATTVLSRKISELGIYPAVDPLDSTSRILTRDILGDAHYNCAQRVKEILQRYKELQDIIAILGMDELSDEDKQVVHRARRVQRFLSQPFHVAEQFTGLKGVLVDIKDTIKGFNEIMDGKYDHLPESAFNLVGSIEQAVAKGEKLLAEAK, from the coding sequence ATGGCAAATATCGGTAAAATAACACAGGTAATTGGACCTGTGGTAGATGTGAGCTTTGAGGGGCCTAATACAAAACTTCCAAAGATATTGGATGCCCTTGAAGTTAAAAAACTGAATGGCCAGGTAGTTGTACTTGAATGTCAGCAGCACCTGGGAGAAGACAGGGTAAGAACCATCTCTATGGAGAGTACAGACGGCTTACAGAGAGGAATGGAAGTTATAGACAAAGGTGCTCCTATCCAAATGCCTGTTGGTGAAGACATAAAAGGAAGACTTTTCAACGTAGTTGGTGAAGCTATCGATGGTATCCCTCAGCCAAAAGGAGACAGAACCCTTCCAATTCACAGACATGCTCCTAAATTTGAAGATCTTTCTACATCTACTGAAGTTTTATTTACCGGTATTAAAGTAATTGACCTTATCGAGCCATATGCCAAAGGAGGTAAAATCGGTTTGTTTGGTGGTGCTGGAGTAGGTAAAACCGTTTTGATCCAGGAGCTTATCAATAATATAGCTAAAGCTTATTCTGGTCTTTCAGTGTTTGCTGGTGTTGGAGAGAGAACAAGAGAAGGGAATGACCTTCTTCGTGAGATGATTGAAGCTGGTATCGTTAACTATGGTGACGAATTTAAGCATAGCATGGAACATGGTGGATGGGATCTTGCTGCTGTTAGCACTGAAAAACTAAAAGATTCTAAAGCTACATTCGTTTTCGGTCAGATGAACGAGCCTCCTGGAGCACGTGCAAGAGTTGCTCTGTCAGGTCTTACTGTAGCTGAATATTTCCGTGATGGCGATGGACAAGGACAAGGTAAAGACATCCTTTTCTTCATCGACAACATCTTCCGTTTCACTCAGGCAGGTTCTGAGGTATCCGCTCTTCTTGGCCGTATGCCATCAGCTGTGGGTTATCAGCCAACGCTTGCAACAGAAATGGGTGCAATGCAGGAAAGAATTACTTCTACCAAAAGAGGATCTATCACATCTGTACAGGCGGTTTACGTTCCTGCAGATGACTTGACTGACCCTGCTCCGGCAACAACCTTCGCTCACCTTGACGCTACTACCGTATTGTCAAGAAAAATTTCCGAGCTTGGAATTTACCCTGCAGTTGACCCTCTTGATTCTACTTCAAGAATTCTTACAAGAGACATTCTTGGTGATGCTCACTATAACTGTGCTCAAAGGGTAAAAGAAATACTTCAGAGATACAAAGAACTTCAGGATATTATCGCCATCCTTGGTATGGACGAGCTTTCTGACGAAGATAAACAAGTGGTTCACAGAGCTAGAAGGGTGCAAAGATTCTTGTCTCAGCCATTCCACGTTGCGGAGCAATTTACTGGTCTTAAAGGTGTCCTTGTAGATATTAAAGATACTATCAAAGGATTTAATGAAATTATGGATGGTAAATATGATCACCTTCCTGAATCTGCATTCAACCTTGTTGGTAGCATAGAACAGGCAGTTGCTAAAGGAGAGAAACTTCTTGCAGAAGCAAAATAA